TCTAATAGAACAATCCCAAAGCTATATACATCCACTTTCTCAGTTATAACTGAGCTTAGCCATTCAGGAGCCATATATCCCGGGGTTCCTCTCATTGTGGCCGTCACATGGCTTTGGTCTCTGTCAATAAGCTTAGATAACCCAAAATCAGATACTTTTGCATTGAAATCTTCGTCTATGAGTATATTTTGAGGTTTAATGTCGAGGTGAATGATTTTTTGCCTGCAATCTTCATGGAGATATGCTAAACCTTTGGCTATATCAAGAATGATTTTCTTTCTGCATTCCCATCCTAGTACGCTTTCTCCATTTCCATGGTAGATCCACTTATCTAGTGACCCGTTACTCATGAAATCATATACGAGAAACCGTTGTGATTTCCATGCACCAAATCCTCTAAGTCTAACCAGATTCACATGGTGAATGCTTCCAATGGATTCAACCTCAGCTAGGAATGATTTGTTAACTTGACCAAGACCGTCGAGACATTTAACTGCAATCTTTGAGTCATCTTCAAGAGTTCCTTCGAAAACTGATCCGAATCCTCCTTGACCAAGCTTTTTACAAAAGTTCTGTGTGGCGGTTTGAAGTTCTTCATAGGTGAACCGAGTCGGCATTCCTGGGACCATATCTATATAATCTTCCTCTATTTGAGTTCCCGATCTTGGCTTATAATATAAGAAAGTAACAACAACCACAAGCAGAACCAAAATGCTTACAATAGTGGAAGCTATAACAACTGCAATTGGCTTGctctttttctttgattttacaTTCTGGACTTTTATGAAAGCTGTAACACTATGATATGCATCTACTTCAACATTGATCATTGTAAAGAGGTCataatataaaagacatctcACATCTGTAAAATCTGAAACATGTTCAAATACAGCTGCTTTGCAAGAGCAATTGTGGAGACATGCTTGTTTGCAAGTCTCCATACTTACAAACTTCATGTGTGGGCGTATAAACTGGTAGAAGCTGACGTTAGGAAGCGAAATAAAAGCATGATCTTGGGTGGCATTACATGTGAGAGGAGTAATTGCAGTGCAACCCAAGTTCGGTTGCCGATCAAGCACTGGTCTGAAATAGTCTATCGTGTGAGGGCTTGATGCCGGACAGATGCATTGTTGCTTGTTCGTGCAAAGGGCATTTCTACCACAAGCCAAAGGGTAACTACACTCTCCATAATATTTATTGGTAAGTAGATCAGCCACCGCAGACCATTCTCCTCCTTTGATTTCAAACACCGTCAAATGCCCATCAGGCATGAATTTCATATACTGAGCTGATGATGCTGCAGGTATCTCAATATAAAAGTCAGAATGCTCAGCAGAAGAAAAGGAAATAGACAAGAGTCCAT
The sequence above is drawn from the Erigeron canadensis isolate Cc75 chromosome 4, C_canadensis_v1, whole genome shotgun sequence genome and encodes:
- the LOC122594962 gene encoding G-type lectin S-receptor-like serine/threonine-protein kinase SD2-5; the encoded protein is MMAPWINICYCFALFLFFDGYPTTAQPYPATANLSTTWTTHNDTLDYEFCNTKIQPILHRESFACGFYCNGTCTSYLFAVFFVETNNSVINDHGGFCPQVVWSANREYPVSIIGTKLKFTKPGDLVLGDVDGSTVWTTNTTGKSVVGMNLTDTGNLVLFAVNGSVVWQSFDYPTDCLLPGQILFPGQQLIPSVSSTNWTAQKGLFSLQVTDDDLVAYVGSNPRRPYYRAVYGISGKEKIKYVAFLNGLLSISFSSAEHSDFYIEIPAASSAQYMKFMPDGHLTVFEIKGGEWSAVADLLTNKYYGECSYPLACGRNALCTNKQQCICPASSPHTIDYFRPVLDRQPNLGCTAITPLTCNATQDHAFISLPNVSFYQFIRPHMKFVSMETCKQACLHNCSCKAAVFEHVSDFTDVRCLLYYDLFTMINVEVDAYHSVTAFIKVQNVKSKKKSKPIAVVIASTIVSILVLLVVVVTFLYYKPRSGTQIEEDYIDMVPGMPTRFTYEELQTATQNFCKKLGQGGFGSVFEGTLEDDSKIAVKCLDGLGQVNKSFLAEVESIGSIHHVNLVRLRGFGAWKSQRFLVYDFMSNGSLDKWIYHGNGESVLGWECRKKIILDIAKGLAYLHEDCRQKIIHLDIKPQNILIDEDFNAKVSDFGLSKLIDRDQSHVTATMRGTPGYMAPEWLSSVITEKVDVYSFGIVLLEILCGRKNFDRSQPEESWHLLDVFQKCWEQGTLLDIVDKYSEDMQTHGSEVVEMMKVASWCLQTNFTRRPPMSSVVNVLEGRMDVESNLDYKFTDPRLQNPTIEHKKDVTPLLASVLSGPRDDEIGFNKIIHFFKHKNVCTIFKCS